A genome region from Lucilia cuprina isolate Lc7/37 chromosome 3, ASM2204524v1, whole genome shotgun sequence includes the following:
- the LOC111691087 gene encoding unconventional myosin-XV isoform X1, protein MRIVRFHLEPWQRCGSITPSPAPSPSTAILSPHILRRQRPPSVEDFPSLEENTETLRLKLLVDKKRKMQNRYPQIVKKLSTLCSDVIARLPQTFALQPGEGNLRPRQDLGSSGVDDMTMLDDLHEASLLWNLRLRYDKGLIYTFAGSILIAVNPYKMFPDSYGLEVAKQYAGKPLGTMPPHLFAIGAAAHAALPSPQVVVISGESGSGKTESTKLVMQYLAAVVPGGGSASAVITEQILEAAPLLEAFGNARTARNDNSSRFGKYLEVYFKNGAIVGAKITQYLLEKSRIVTQAPGERNYHVFYEMLGGLSEAERTKYGLLEADKYFYLNQGATDCAPGRVDWDSLQSAMQVLGVSEGEREGIIRVLASVLHLGNVYFHRRQLRHGQEGVEVGSDAEIKWAAHLLHISAEGLHRALTSRITEARSERLHTPLSIDQALDSRDAFAKALYSGLFNWLVSRINSIVQKGGTHDAHRISILDIFGFEDLAENSFEQLCINYANENLQLYFNKHVFKLEQAEYSRERLEWTPLTWDDNLPVIHLLAKKPVGIFHLLDDESNFPRASDMSFLEKCHYNHALNELYSRPRIGAQEFGITHYAGQVWYCVDGFLDKNRDALRSDVLELLGSSKLQLVSDLTKQLRAQRDSGKTLPKGNNGRFVTMKPRTPTVAARFSDSLQQLLQSMGRCNPWFVRCIKPNNEKQSLKMDMPCVLQQLRYLGMLDTIQIRQKGYPVRLRFQHFVERYRHLMRSPLPRGTPYRELCRILLESMPNTGIEGPDYQLGATRVFLREALHRMLESGRSDRLKTSAVVIQKHVRGMLVRRQLARKKKAATRIQTKWRGYREQKKFRDLRRGAIKAQALWRGKMGRKRVVKLRADYQRRLEAQRAQKEREAKKQAKENLERSQISYLDIPAELAFIFSKSEGWTPIHGDRHLVKVVGTVPGPPVAADLPKDLDQFSFGKFSSVYCNGLRLSSRREPITTPFLTRAASRDQDFQDSLAVFKLILRWTNDKTMDGNKEKVLSDYIVHKGLSSRGLRDEILVQLCNQVYNADDLQAQRIWQLMAQCLSCFQPGPAFSKYLMKFIVDNAPDSMRDMLLKKILRNANSANNCRNFTPSWVEWRAISRMSDIAVALTLPDDANQTVAIDSWTTCEEAASLAVSTLGISNRGWTVVLDDGKLVTDSCGLDYVLDLISEKELCPAFPALRSDLMTTGAKFNRTILSDHDGNTPRRPQVPPPEPPKIKVNPTSESPISDSNDEQPIRKNSRNLLSRSSALNERYFEQEKSRSKSLDDLLAGDITDLDQATETEPLTNLGLSESRLNERYHSAERLTPMGKETGPRYQKSQYAGRRSHAGSHSSKYMDKSEYATRSSAMSDTSEAPSLASHVRRVRVPSQASDVDQFLDDLFSPVLDGSLDELSDARSLAASIRGGKGMPDLSFELDDTEFLEAPDSEMNDLIWDSHTLACKIKGGGENSANSEEAPSANLDEYITGLFKPIFVNDAVKVLTEQAELIETIKGGGTAQAQTSGNSTFVTSPIVGPISPILASNSENLLQIVNLPPDADPAVYQHQVQRAFLQSAMAQNLQIQQQLLAQNQALQTLLSQQDTAPTGTTSPPPLMPVLASVQQSSASSNSITSKITIASEHTNVRKQSVKNRISQFSENDRNRKVSSDSGGSLIPPPPPPPMPPPIEVKDPSETRHFLDPYGRAKTVRIGKWRWPPPQDGPQFETEEDFFAFKMRQNQRKTTPQSQFHSSNGSLTGSAMEWEEFEVNDSSKSPSPAVVMPVHTTQMVRTQIKIETEPKNTNKQPMMEQLQPQQTVITTKVAKKSFEIGADRPPPGSVGKLKLSSEMRQRLEQVTAGHSVRSTVSTKSEQRAPAKLEDTRKLMLQQQLSGHFAQIESNNNAVADLHSVRSQVERMEEKLSPPPIWPSHVPPAPSIPAPPPPIRPPNVAPPAPPPVPKSPPVRPDQEEIEYRSQSKDVPAFIQRQERDTFGARHNWNGSDDSKDAYDSWGRTEAAKLDMVYEKSFKKEAKNNHERDRSRSRSRSRDRDDFSESVWDRSEVEGPASSGSDREREKEREKRDRIYEMRQVEREKESNKVYQPAPPKVVTATIERQDRTDSFGPVVSTERKYSYQAMTSNNNNINNKRPITSAPSPTTSMTSNTPATFRTHMAQKYEKERKRKSSATSTTVSQSTRRDEETDGGDEWPLPAIPAPVPAPPSLKSPANACLTYNRVPWKLRVRKEVFHPNEPIGPPIALDLLFAQVSSDIFGLTPSLRISPQEKAAAINMLNGHGVTVETVRSQNVRALVKRHLIDMAREWPLYFARLFPVQGAPQYPDVSIMGISHNGLYLARRDADYLIVVQSVPFNEIQNAITLPRPASLQLNLRNGKNVQLHAARAAAIQAMITSFVQEFRKTQSKASTLSSGVRAAAQTLNVPIERLESRQSNHREQINNNQHSVITQQHNMRNTSSPLMSGSYEEQHLHHQQQQQQLQQQQTHHHLQQQQQQSHHHQREQLREPHSRNMHHGISDSIDHHTQITQASHHYNGHGDEDERLDDREHFNEHHQYAKQQSFLHSSRKNSNQHHSATNPHTREHHSAVQQTQQSQNLDANYMAEEHNGGTTSPSVTRYSLLQFAMQHFRNDQIVDSRSHGRDASERSSNRSYAELVKWQGTPMRIPLLRLPNDLAPLALECFDCILRYCGDIPMEPDLTEVKCVYTVLMHCHKYLALRDEVYCQLMKQTTANRSPCPDSTQRGWRLLSILAAYFGCSDALRPYLIEHLTSAASDRRRSCHGTAAVCLTNLRKTARCGGRKNVPSVEEVTAVSAGRSARRQIYRLPGGAERVVNTRCSTVVADVISELCALLGIESETEQQEFSLYCIVQGDAFTMPLAADEYILDVTTELLKSGQPFYLIFCRSVWHFALKRDPAPTPLYVEVLFNQVAPDYLEGLLLELPSTGVPPPEVVRDMARIAALLHRAADLSHVPAMKEIKFLLPKPALGIREIRPAQWVGLVQSAWPQVANLSPGQVKAQFLNVLSAWPLFGSSFFAVKRIWADEGPHVDDSPMWRDLILALNRRGVLFLDPNTHETMQHWPFMEVISTRKVRSEDGALFLDMKVGNLMQQRVIRVQTEQAHEISRLVRQYITMAQISQRDKRDVN, encoded by the exons ATGCGTATTGTGCGCTTTCATTTGGAACCATGGCAACGTTGTGGTTCTATAACGCCTAGTCCAGCGCCATCACCTTCTACAGCTATATTGTCGCCACACATATTGAGGCGTCAACGACCTCCAAGTGTTGAAGACTTTCCCAGCTTGGAAGAAAATACAGAAACCTTACGTTTGAAATTACTCGTAGACAAGAAACGAAAAATGCAAAACCGTTATCCCCAAATAGTTAAGAAGTTGTCGACATTGTGCAGCGATGTGATAGCCAGGCTT cCCCAAACATTTGCTTTACAACCTGGTGAAGGAAATTTGAGACCACGTCAAGATCTGGGCAGCAGTGGTGTGGATGATATGACTATGTTGGATGACTTGCACGAGGCATCGCTTTTGTGGAATCTTCGCTTAAGATACGATAAAGGTCTTATCTATACATTTGCTGGAAGTATTTTAATTGCGGTCAATCCTTATAAAATGTTTCCCGATTCGTATGGCTTAGAGGTGGCTAAACAATATGCGGGAAAGCCATTGGGTACAATGCCCCCACATTTGTTTGCAATAGGAGCTGCAGCTCATGCTGCACTGCCTTCGCCACAAGTCGTGGTAATATCAGGAGAATCGGGATCTGGTAAAACAGAATCAACAAAGTTAGTAATGCAGTATTTAGCAGCAGTAGTCCCAGGTGGAGGTTCTGCTTCAGCTGTTATAACAGAACAAATTTTGGAGGCTGCTCCTCTTCTGGAAGCGTTTGGCAATGCGCGCACTGCACGAAATGATAATAGCTCTAGGTTTGGAAAATATTTGgaggtttattttaaaaatggtgCTATCGTTGGGGCCAAAATTACTCAATATCTATTAGAAAAGTCCAGGATAGTTACGCAAGCACCAGGAGAACGTAACTACCACGTTTTCTATGAAATGTTAGGTGGTCTATCAGAAGCTGAGCGCACAAAATACGGCCTTTTAGAGgcagataaatatttttatctaaatCAAGGCGCTACAGACTGTGCTCCAGGACGTGTGGATTGGGACTCCCTACAAAGTGCTATGCAAGTGTTGGGAGTATCTGAAGGTGAACGAGAAGGCATTATACGTGTATTAGCCTCTGTTTTACACTTAGGCAATGTTTATTTTCATCGAAGGCAACTTAGACATGGTCAAGAAGGTGTTGAAGTTGGTTCCGATGCTGAGATTAAATGGGCAGCTCATTTATTGCATATATCAGCTGAAGGTTTGCATAGAGCTTTGACTAGCCGTATAACCGAGGCTAGATCAGAACGCCTTCATACTCCATTGAGTATAGATCAGGCCTTAGATTCCAGAGATGCTTTTGCTAAGGCCTTATACTCTGGTCTCTTCAACTGGTTGGTGTCACGCATCAATTCCATCGTGCAAAAAGGTGGAACACATGATGCTCATAGAATTTCTATATTGGATATATTCGGCTTTGAAGATTTGGCCGAAAACTCGTTTGAACAGTTGTGTATTAATTACGCGAATGAAAACCTTCAACTGTATTTCAACAAACATGtatttaaacttgagcaagcaGAGTACTCCCGAGAGCGCCTGGAATGGACCCCTCTAACATGGGATGATAATTTGCCAGTCATTCATTTGCTGGCTAAGAAGCCTGTGggaatttttcatttgttgGATGATGAATCGAATTTTCCTCGTGCCTCAGATATGAGTTTTCTTGAGAAATGTCACTATAATCATGCTCTCAATGAACTGTATTCTCGTCCCAGAATTGGGGCTCAAGAGTTTGGTATCACTCATTACGCTGGTCAAGTGTGGTACTGTGTAGATGGCTTCTTGGATAAAAATCGAGATGCTTTGCGTAGCGATGTTTTGGAGCTTTTGGGATCAAGTAAACTACAACTAGTTTCAGATCTAACTAAACAACTCAGGGCTCAACGAGATTCAGGAAAAACATTGCCCAAAGGCAACAATGGCCGTTTTGTAACAATGAAACCCCGTACACCAACAGTAGCTGCAAGGTTTTCCGATTCGCTGCAGCAACTTTTACAATCAATGGGTCGGTGTAATCCATGGTTTGTGCGTTGCATTAAACCGAATAATGAAAAACAATCACTAAAGATGGATATGCCATGTGTGCTGCAGCAATTGCGATATTTGGGAATGTTAGACACAATACAAATCCGACAGAAGGGTTATCCAGTTCGATTACGCTTCCAACATTTCGTTGAACGCTACCGGCATTTAATGCGTTCTCCATTACCCCGTGGTACGCCCTACAGGGAACTTTGTCGAATACTTTTAGAGTCTATGCCAAATACAGGCATTGAAGGACCAGATTATCAATTGGGTGCCACTAGAGTTTTTCTTAGAGAAGCCTTACACAGAATGCTGGAAAGTGGCCGTTCAGATCGTTTGAAGACATCAGCCGTTGTGATACAAAAACATGTTCGTGGTATGTTGGTCAGAAGACAATTGGCACGTAAAAAGAAGGCTGCAACTCGTATTCAGACAAAATGGCGTGGCTATCGAGAGCAAAAGAAATTCCGTGATTTACGAAGAGGTGCAATTAAAGCTCAAGCATTGTGGCGTGGTAAAATGGGTCGAAAAAGAGTGGTCAAATTACGGGCTGATTATCAGCGACGTCTGGAAGCTCAAAGAGCTCAAAAAGAACGAGAAGCAAAGAAACAAGCTAAAGAAAATTTGGAACGCAGCCAAATTTCTTATTTGGATATTCCTGCTGAACTGGCATTTATCTTTTCGAAAAGCGAAGGCTGGACACCTATACACGGAGATCGTCATTTGGTTAAAGTTGTCGGTACTGTTCCAGGACCTCCAGTAGCAGCCGATCTACCTAAAGATCTAGATCAGTTCTCATTTGGTAAATTCAGTTCGGTATATTGCAATGGATTGCGTTTATCGTCAAGAAGAGAACCCATAACAACACCCTTCCTTACAAGAGCAGCTTCAAGAGATCAGGACTTTCAAGATTCTTTGGCTGTATTTAAATTGATTCTTCGCTGGACAAATGACAAAACGATGGATGGTAATAAAGAAAAGGTTTTATCTGACTATATTGTCCATAAAGGTTTGTCATCACGTGGCTTGAGAGACGAAATTTTGGTGCAGTTGTGTAATCAAGTTTATAATGCCGATGATTTACAGGCACAACGTATTTGGCAATTAATGGCTCAGTGTTTGTCTTGTTTCCAACCTGGACCTGCATTTAGCAAAtacttaatgaaatttattgttgACAATGCTCCTGATTCTATGAGAGATATGttgcttaagaaaattttgagaaacgCCAACTCGGCTAATAACTGTAGAAACTTTACTCCCTCTTGGGTCGAATGGAGAGCTATATCCCGAATGTCTGATATTGCAGTAGCATTAACTTTACCAGATGATGCAAATCAAACTGTAGCTATTGATTCGTGGACAACTTGTGAAGAAGCTGCCTCTTTAGCTGTTTCAACTTTAGGTATATCAAATCGTGGATGGACTGTCGTTTTAGATGATGGAAAACTAGTAACTGATTCATGTGGACTTGATTATGTTCTAGACCTTATCTCAGAAAAGGAACTCTGCCCAGCTTTTCCTGCACTACGAAGTGATTTAATGACAACTGGCGCTAAATTTAATAGAACTATATTGTCGGATCACGATGGAAATACACCCAGAAGACCTCAGGTACCACCGCCAGAGCCacccaaaataaaagtaaacccTACAAGTGAATCCCCAATATCCGATTCAAATGACGAGCAACCTATACGGAAAAATTCCCGAAATTTACTTTCGAGAAGTTCTGCATTAAATGAACGGTATTTTGAACAAGAGAAATCAAGATCAAAGTCACTTGATGATCTTTTGGCTGGTGATATCACAGATTTAGATCAGGCAACAGAAACAGAACCTTTGACTAACTTAGGACTTTCAGAAAGTCGTCTCAATGAGAGATACCATTCAGCTGAACGTCTTACACCTATGGGTAAAGAAACGGGCCCACGATACCAAAAGTCGCAATATGCTGGAAGAAGATCACATGCAGGTTCTCACTCTAGCAAGTATATGGATAAATCGGAGTATGCTACTCGTTCATCGGCTATGTCAGATACAAGTGAGGCTCCTTCATTGGCTTCACATGTACGTCGTGTACGTGTACCTTCCCAAGCTTCAGATGTTGATCAATTTTTAGATGATTTATTTAGTCCGGTATTAGATGGTTCATTAGATGAACTGTCCGATGCCAGATCACTAGCTGCTAGTATAAGAGGAGGAAAAGGTATGCCCGATTTAAGTTTTGAATTAGATGACACAGAATTTTTAGAGGCTCCAGATAGTGAAATGAATGATTTAATTTGGGATTCACATACTCTCGCATGTAAAATAAAGGGTGGTGGCGAAAACTCAGCAAATTCTGAAGAAGCTCCATCTGCTAATTTGGACGAATATATAACAGGTTTATTTAAACCAATATTTGTCAATGACGCTGTCAAAGTTCTTACTGAACAAGCAGAATTAATTGAAACTATTAAGGGTGGTGGAACTGCCCAAGCACAAACCAGTGGAAATTCAACATTTGTAACTTCCCCCATTGTGGGACCAATTAGCCCTATTTTAGCCTCTAATtctgaaaatttattacaaattgttaatttaCCACCTGATGCAGATCCTGCAGTTTATCAACATCAGGTGCAGCGAGCATTTTTGCAATCGGCAATGGCTCAAAATCTTCAAATTCAACAACAGCTACTAGCGCAGAATCAAGCATTGCAAACTTTACTTAGTCAACAAGATACTGCACCAACGGGTACAACATCACCTCCTCCCCTAATGCCGGTATTAGCATCAGTACAACAATCATCAGCTTCTTCAAATAGCATTACCAGTAAAATTACTATTGCTAGTGAGCACACAAATGTTAGGAAGCAAAGCGTCAAAAATAGAATTTCTCAATTTTCGGAAAATGATCGAAACCGAAAAGTTTCTTCTGATAGCGGAGGTTCGTTAATACCCCCTCCACCTCCTCCACCAATGCCACCACCAATTGAAGTAAAAGATCCATCGGAAACAAGACACTTCCTAGACCCTTATGGACGTGCCAAGACAGTAAGAATTGGAAAATGGAGATGGCCGCCCCCGCAAGATGGACCACAGTTTGAAACCGAAGAAGACTTTTTCGCTTTTAAAATGAGACAAAATCAACGAAAAACTACGCCCCAGTCACAATTCCATAGCAGCAATGGTTCCTTAACAGGTTCTGCAATGGAGTGGGAAGAATTTGAAGTTAATGACAGCTCAAAGAGTCCCTCGCCGGCAGTAGTAATGCCAGTACATACAACACAAATGGTACGAAcacaaattaaaatagaaacagaacctaaaaatactaataaacaaCCAATGATGGAACAATTACAACCCCAACAAACAGTAATAACTACTAAAGTGGCTAAGAAAAGCTTTGAAATTGGAGCTGATAGACCACCACCAGGCAGTGTTGGAAAACTAAAATTGAGCTCCGAAATGAGACAACGATTAGAACAGGTAACTGCTGGCCACTCTGTGCGTTCAACAGTAAGTACGAAATCAGAACAACGAGCTCCTGCTAAACTGGAGGATACTAGAAAGTTAATGTTACAACAACAGCTAAGTGGTCATTTTGCCCAAATAGAGAGTAATAACAATGCTGTAGCCGATTTACACTCAGTGCGTTCTCAAGTAGAACGAATGGAAGAAAAGTTATCACCTCCACCAATTTGGCCGTCACATGTGCCACCAGCACCCAGCATTCCAGCACCACCCCCACCAATAAGACCACCCAACGTGGCGCCACCAGCTCCGCCACCGGTTCCCAAGAGCCCACCAGTGCGTCCCGATCAAGAGGAAATTGAATATCGCAGTCAAAGTAAAGATGTACCAGCATTTATACAGCGCCAAGAACGTGATACATTCGGCGCTAGGCACAATTGGAATGGTTCTGATGACTCCAAAGATGCCTATGATTCATGGGGAAGGACAGAAGCTGCCAAATTAGACATGGTATAtgaaaagagttttaaaaaagaagcaaaaaataatCATGAACGTGATCGTTCAAGATCTCGTTCACGTTCAAGAGATCGAGACGATTTTTCCGAATCTGTGTGGGATAGGTCAGAAGTCGAAGGTCCTGCATCTAGTGGTAGTGATAGAGAACGAGAAAAAGAACGTGAAAAGCGGGACAGAATATATGAAATGCGACAAGTAGAAAGAGAGAAGGAAAGCAATAAAGTCTATCAACCAGCTCCTCCTAAAGTTGTCACTGCTACTATAGAAAGACAAGATCGTACAGATAGTTTTGGACCTGTAGTATCAACGGAAAGAAAGTATTCATACCAGGCAATGACgtcaaacaataataatattaataacaaaagaCCAATAACTTCTGCCCCCAGTCCCACAACGTCAATGACTTCTAACACACCAGCAACATTCCGCACACACATGgcccaaaaatatgaaaaagaaagaaagcgCAAGTCATCCGCCACATCAACCACCGTATCGCAAAGTACACGCCGTGACGAAGAAACTGATGGTGGCGACGAATGGCCACTGCCTGCTATTCCAGCACCAGTTCCAGCCCCTCCATCTTTAAAAAGTCCAGCGAATGCATGTTTAACCTACAATCGAGTGCCATGGAAATTGAGAGTGCGCAAAGAAGTATTTCATCCTAATGAACCCATAGGACCACCCATAGCATTAGATTTGCTATTTGCTCAAGTATCATCTGACATCTTTGGCTTGACCCCTTCTTTACGTATTTCGCCTCAAGAAAAAGCTGCCGCAATAAATATGCTCAATGGTCATGGTGTAACAGTTGAAACGGTTCGAAGTCAAAATGTTCGCGCCTTAGTTAAGCGTCACTTAATTGATATGGCTAGAGAATGGCCTTTATATTTCGCTCGTCTTTTCCCAGTACAAGGAGCACCACAATACCCAGACGTTTCTATAATGGGCATCTCACATAATGGCCTGTACCTAGCACGACGAGATGCAGACTATTTGATTGTAGTTCAGTCTGTACCATTTAATGAAATACAGAACGCAATAACACTACCAAGGCCAGCATCACTGCAACTTAATTTACGAAATggaaaaaatgttcaattacaTGCTGCTAGAGCCGCAGCTATACAAGCAATGATCACATCCTTTGTACAAGAGTTTAGAAAG ACTCAATCAAAAGCTTCAACACTTTCGTCTGGTGTTCGAGCAGCCGCACAGACGCTCAATGTGCCTATTGAAAGACTCGAGTCGCGGCAATCAAATCATCgtgaacaaataaataacaaccaACACAGTGTAATCACTCAACAGCACAATATGCGTAATACCTCGTCGCCCCTAATGAGTGGTTCCTACGAAGAGCAACATCTTcatcaccaacaacaacaacagcagcttcAGCAACAACAGACTCACCATCAtttacagcagcagcaacaacagtcACACCATCATCAACGTGAGCAACTAAGAGAACCCCATTCTCGTAATATGCACCACGGCATTAGTGACTCCATCGATCATCATACACAAATCACGCAGGCTTCACATCATTATAATGGTCATGGTGATGAGGATGAACGTTTGGATGACAGAGAACACTTTAATGAGCATCATCAATATGCTAAACAACAAAGCTTCCTACATTCATCACGTAAGAATTCCAATCAACACCACTCCGCTACAAATCCACATACGCGAGAACATCACTCTGCAGTGCAGCAGACTCAACAGTCGCAGAATTTGGATGCAAATTATATGGCTGAAGAGCATAATGGAGGCACGACTTCACCCTCTGTTACGAGATATTCTTTGTTGCAATTTGCTATGCAACACTTTAGAAATGA CCAAATTGTTGATTCTCGTTCTCATGGCCGTGATGCTTCCGAACGTTCGTCTAATCGTTCGTATGCAGAATTGGTTAAATGGCAGGGTACACCCATGCGTATTCCCCTGTTACGTTTACCCAATGATTTAGCTCCATTGGCTTTGGAATGCTTCGATTGCATATTGCGTTATTGTGGAGATATTCCTATGGAACCCGATCTTACAGAAGTTAAATGTGTCTATACGGTGCTAATG CATTGTCATAAATATTTGGCTTTACGTGATGAAGTTTATTGCCAGTTAATGAAGCAAACTACTGCTAACCGCTCCCCCTGTCCCGATTCAACACAGAGAGGTTGGCGCCTGCTCAGTATTCTAGCGGCATACTTTGGATGCTCAGATGCGTTACGACCATATTTAATTGAACATCTAACCTCGGCCGCTTCAGATCGTAGACGATCTTGTCATGGTACCGCCGCTGTGTGTTTGACTAACTTACGTAAGACTGCACGTTGTGGTGGTCGCAAAAATGTGCCGAGTGTTGAAGAAGTAACAGCTGTTTCAGCAGGTCGTTCGGCTAGGCGCCAAATATATCGCCTTCCGGGAGGTGCTGAGCGTGTAGTAAATACAAGATGTTCTACGGTGGTGGCAGATGTAATATCGGAACTCTGTGCCCTTCTAGGCATTGAATCCGAAACTGAACAACAGGAATTTTCCTTATATTGTATAGTCCAGGGAGACGCGTTCACTATGCCTCTGGCTGCCGATGAATATATTTTGGATGTTACTACTGAACTTTTGAAATCTGGCCAGCCCTTCTATTTAATATTCTGTCGGTCAGTATGGCATTTCGCCTTAAAGCGAGATCCTGCACCAACTCCCCTTTATGTAGAAGTATTATTCAATCAAGTAGCGCCTGACTACTTGGAAGGTTTGCTGTTAGAGTTACCCAGTACAGGAGTACCGCCACCAGAAGTGGTCAGAGATATGGCTCGCATAGCAGCCTTGCTGCATAGAGCAGCAGATTTAAGTCATGTACCAGCTATGAAGGAAATAAAATTCCTATTGCCTAAACCGGCTTTAGGCATTAGAGAAATAAGACCCGCTCAATGGGTGGGTCTAGTTCAATCTGCTTGGCCCCAAGTTGCAAACTTAAGCCCGGGCCAGGTGAAGGCTCAATTTTTGAATGTGCTGTCGGCATGGCCTTTATTCGGTAGCAGTTTCTTTGCTGTGAAACGTATATGGGCCGATGAAGGCCCTCATGTCGACGATAGTCCCATGTGGCGAGATTTGATATTGGCATTGAATAGACGAGGAGTATTGTTTTTGGATCCCAACACACATGAAACCATGCAACATTGGCCATTTATGGAGGTCATATCGACACGAAAG GTACGTTCTGAAGATGGTGCTTTATTTTTGGATATGAAGGTTGGCAACCTAATGCAGCAACGTGTCATACGTGTCCAAACAGAGCAAGCTCATGAAATATCTCGTTTAGTACGTCAATATATAACAATGGCTCAAATAAGTCAACGCGACAAGAGAgatgttaattaa